The sequence below is a genomic window from Bacteroidales bacterium MB20-C3-3.
AACATCCCTGTTCTTGTAAAAGGGGCGGTCATATTCGAGATTGCATTCCCAAGTGAGTAGGCTGTGATTCTCTTTACCTCTCCTGAGAGCTCTCTCTCTACATCAACCTCCTGCACAACATGCGGATGAGAACCAATAACAATATCAACCCCATTTCTGTTGAAGAAATTTTTCCATTTTCGCTGGCTGGAGGATGAGGTTAGTTTGTATTCAGTACCCCAGTGGATACAGGCAATAATAAAATGGACATCATTTTTTTGAGCTTTAAGGATATCCTCCTTTATCCTTGCAGAATCCAGTAAATTAACCACATATGGTTGAGGAACAGGAATTCCGTTTGTGCCGTAAGTATAATTGAGAATGGCAAGTTTTACACCTTTCAGATTCACGAAGAGAGGATAGAGATCCTCTCTCTCTCTCTGGTCTCTGTATGCACCTGCGTAAGGGATTCTTAAAGTGTTATATGCCGATATAGTTCCCTCAATACCTTTGCCCCCTTTGTCACAAATATGGTTGTTGGCAGATAGAAAAATATCTATTCCTCCATATTTTCCGGCCTCCAGCAGAGAGGTGGGTGAATTGAAAACAGGATAACCTGAGTATGGTGGCGGAGCAAAAGTAGTCTCCATATTGGCTACTCTGAGATCGGCCTTATCAAACCTGCCCTTAAGATGGCTGAAATATGCTGAGTAGTCATAGGATTCAGGATCAGCAGGATTGGCTCCAGTCCTTTTTGCCGCATCCATCTGAGTCTGATGTTGCATAATATCTCCCAGAAAAATAATTTTAAGGGTATCACTCCTCCAAAAAAGAGAGTTTAATAATATTAAGGCATACAGAAGCATCTTTAATTAACCTGGGTAATTATTATGTTCTTCTCACCCAATCTTACAGAGAGCCAGCTCTCCAGCTTTTTTATATCAGAATCAGAGAGCGGTTCTTTCCAGGTTGCCATTACCATTATTTTATCGCTTGCATTGAAATCAGACAAATTAACACTGGCTCCACGAGCTATGGAGAAAAAAGTAAGCCCGGGATGCTGTGCCAGAATCTCCTCTGCAATTTGTCTGTATGGGATCTCTCTGCTCTTTATAGCGTTAAGCTCAGACTCCATTTTTCTCAACATCTCCTCTCTCTTCTGTATTTCAAGATCACTCCTCTCAAAAATGCTCTTTACAACACCAGCCTCATCAAGAGCATCAGCTGTAGCACTCTCTTTAATTGTAAGATATGCCCTTCCAATTCCGAATTTTTCAACAGAGGAGTAAAGCATCTCTTTCTGCCCCTCCCTGAGAGGCTCTCCGGCAATTGATAATTCAAGAGTAGAAGCACCCCCTGAGTGATTAATTTTATAATCATATATATAGCTGTTTTCAAGAGTCTTATTGTCATTGACAAACTGCTTTGCTGATACATTAAATGTGTTTTCCCTTATTACAACTACCGCTGTATAGATACTTGGAATTATCATGAGTACTGTTACAATACTGATAGTTCTTCTTACTCTCCTCTGTTTTACAGGATCTTCAAATTTTACAAGAGGGAAATGAAGGTATCTCACCATAATAAATGTAGCAAGCGCTATAAAGAGTGAGTTAATTGAGAACAGATATATTGCTCCTGCAAAGTAAGTAAGGTTCAAATTCGCAATACCATATCCGGCAGTACAGAGAGGAGGCATAAGAGCGGTTGCAATTGCAACTCCTGCTATTACTGTACCCTTCTCCTTCCTTGATCCCTCAACAATTCCGGCCAAACCACCAAAAAAAGCAATGAAGACATCATATATTGTTGGCCTTGTCCTTGCAAGGAGCTCTGTTGGCTCATCAAGACTCAGCGGAGATATTATGAAAAAAAGTGTAGATGCCATCAGGCTTATGACAACCATAATACCAAGATTCTTAAGGGAGCGCTTAAGAAGTAAAGAATCATTTATTCCCACTGCCATCCCGGTACCGATGATTGGTCCCATCAGTGGGGAGATAAGCATGGCACCAATAATAACAGGTGTGGAATTTACATTAAGCCCAACTGAGGCAACAATTACAGCAAATGCAAGAATCCAAACATTAGGTCCCTTAAAGTCAATATTTTTCTTAATACTCTCAATTGTTCCGGTAATATCTACCTGGTCTGCAAAGTTTGCAATCTCTTTTACCTGTTGATAAAATTTTGACATACTAGCTCTCGATTTTACTAATTCAAAGATACATTTAAATTTTCTCTTCTTCTTAATTTTGGTTACTTTTGTAAGATTACAAACCTTCTAAACCCTAGAAGATTATGAAAAAGCTTATCTCTCTCTTATTTGCAGCATCTCTGATTTTTACATTAACCGGTTGTGACTGGGTGCGTTCTACACTGGGAATGCCCACATCAGATGATCTTAAAGAATTCAGACAATTGGCAGAAGATACACAAAAAGTAAAACCTGAAACTCCAGCTCCTGACTCTATAACTCAGGATACTATAGTACCGGTGCAAAACATTCAAAAGAAAGAATATGCAGAGACTGCAGTACCTGTTGATGGTATGAGGTTTTTTGTTATAGCCGGTAGTTTTGAAGAGGAGAAGAACGCAGATAAAATGGCTGCATACCTTAGCGAAAGCGGATACAAACCTATACGATTAATATTTCGCAACGGATTCAATGTTGTAGCATCATCAGGACACAAGGAAATGGGTGAAGCTTACGCCTCTCTCCGGAACCTCCTTGAACTTGATTTTAGTCCTGAGGATATATGGATATACGATGCATTAAAACAAAAATTACATACAGAAATTAAATAGATGAAAACAACTGCTTTTACAGAAAAACACATTGCCTTGGGAGCCAAGATGGTTCCATTTGCAGGCTATAACATGCCTGTCGAGTATATCGGAATTACAGAGGAGCACAACCATGTGAGAACCGGTGTGGGAGTATTTGATGTTTCACATATGGGAGAGATTTGGGTAAAGGGGCCAAATGCTCTTGCATTTGTTCAGTATACCACCTCAAATGATGTCTCTCTTCTTGTTCCGGGTAAGATTCAATATTCATGCTTCCCAAATGGTAAAGGGGGTATAGTGGATGATCTGCTTGTATATTGTATCGACAGTGAGACATACCTTCTTGTAGTAAATGCATCAAATATTGACAAGGATTATGCTCATCTTTCAGCTGTTGCTCCAAAATTCAATATTACTCCAGGCAGGGAGCTCTATAATGCATCTGATGAAATATGTCAGCTAGCTGTACAGGGTCCATTGGCACTCAAGGCTATGCAGAAAATTTGTGATCAAAGCGTTGAGGATATGGAGTACTACACCTTCAAAAAGTTAACTGTCGGTGGAATTAAAGAGGCAATTTTCTCAACTACAGGTTATACAGGTTCAGGCGGATGTGAAATTTATGTTTCAAATCAGGATGCAGACAAACTTTGGAAGGCAGTTTTTGAGGCAGGAGAGGAGTTTGGGATTATGCCTATAGGACTTGGTGCAAGAGATACTTTAAGGCTGGAGATGGGCTTCTGTCTGTATGGTAATGATATTGACGATACAACATCGCCTATTGAGGCAGGTCTTGGATGGATAACAAAATTCAGCGAGGCAAAGGGTGATTTTATTGATAAAGATTATATGCTTAAATTAAAAGCAGATGGTCTTAAGAGGAAGCTGGTTGGATTTGAACTTATTGACAGAGGGGTCCCAAGACACGGATACGAGGTTTGCAGCGCAGACGGCACGGTTATTGGTATTGTAACATCAGGAACAATGGGGCCTGCTGTTAAGAAGGCAATAGGGATGGCTTATGTTACCCCTGAATTCTCAAAAGCCGGATCTGATATTTATATCAAGGTGAGGGAGAAACTTCTCAAAGCCGCTGTTGTGAAGACACCTTTTTACAAACAAGGTTAAAGGATGAAAGTCAGGCATTTTGATTGGGCAGAGGAGCTTGAGTGCGCTGTTACAGTTTGCGATTCAGATGGAGTGGTTGTATACAGAAATTCAAAATCTGCAAAGACATTTGAAAAGTACGGAGAGCTGCTTGGTAAAAATCTGAGAGAGTGTCACGGAGAGAAGTCCTGGGAGATGATTCAGCGTATGCTTGCTTCAGGGGAGTCAAATTCATATACTATTCAAAAAGATGGTATAAAGAAGTTGATACACCAGACTCCCTGGAGAGTGGGTGGCAAAATCAAAGGTTTGGTTGAGTTTTCTATAGTGCTGCCCCCGGAGCTTCCTCATTTTATAAGATAAATATAAATAAATGGCAAAATTCAGATTTATACATAATAACATAAATGTCCTTGACCTGCAGAAGAGTCTTGATTTTTACAAAAAGGCCCTGGGTCTTGACGAAGTAAGAAGAATTACTCCTGAGGATGGATCTTTTATTATTGTCTATCTTTCAGATGGTCTCCCCGGAGGTCATCAGCTGGAGCTAACCTGGCTGAGGGATTGGGAGAGGCCCTATAATCTGGGAGATAATGAATTCCATCTTGCTTTCAGGACGGATAATTATGAAGAGGCTCATAAACTCCATCAGGAGATGGGATGTATCTGCTATGAAAATCCCAAAATGGGCATATATTTTATAAATGATCCCGACGGCTACTGGCTGGAGGTATTGCCAACAAGATAACCGATGAAGAAATTTACTTTGATTGTAGCTCTGCTGATCCTTGCGACGGCAGGGCTATTCTCGCAAAATGAGAGAGGCGCTGACCTCAGAAAACATGTTGAGGCTCTGGTGGCCGACTCCCTGATGGGAAGAGGTGCCGGAAGCGAGGGTGAAAAGATGGCTGCAAGGTACATAAGGAAGGTATTTAATGAGAGTAGCGTTGAACTACTTTATCCCTTGCCGGGACAGGATTTTTCACTGGTGAATAGTAATGGAGACACTATCAGATCACAGAATATCATTGGAATAGTTGAGGGCTATGATCCTCAGCTTAAGAATGAATTCATACTTATAGGAGCTCATTATGACCACCTGGGTTTTAATACAGTAAAGGTAAACGGAAGGGACTCTCTTACCATATACAGAGGTGCCGATGATAACGCCTCAGGAGTCTCCGTGATGCTTGAGGTAGCAAAGATGGTTAGGAGCAGAAGTTTTATGTTTAAAAGATCTGTGATTTTTGCAGCTTTTGGGGCAGAAGAGAGGGGTATGGTAGGCAGCTGGTATTTCGTTAACAGGGCTTTTGCACAGAAGGATAAGATCTCCCTTATGATAAATCTTGATATGATAGGCAGAGCAGTAGAGGGCAGGAATCTTTACATTTATACAGTTATGCCTCACGCTGAGTTATCCACACTTCTTAAGGATGTCTCTGACAAGCCCTTGATGCCAACACCAACAATTAAGGCAACGGATTACTTTCCAAGCGATCATCAGCCTTTTGCAGCAGATGGAATCCCGGTAGCTCTCTTTACAACGGGTCTTCACAGAGATTATCATTCACCAAGAGATGTTGAAAAAGAGCTTAATTACGAGGTAATGGAGATGACTAAAGAGTATGTTTTCAATCTTGCTCTTGATGCTGCAAATATGAAGAGAATGCTCTCCAGAACTGTTTTTGCTCCTAAGGGAGAGATTAATCAGGAGGATGGTAAACCAAGACTTTACAGGCAGGAGGAGACTGAAAACCCGGCACTGTTCCTGCATGGAAGGGAGCAAAGATTTTTAGACAGGTGGGTATATAAGTACCTTAAATACCCGGAGAGTGCGATTGAAAAAGGGATTAGTGGCAGGGTTATTATTGAGTTTACTGTTGATTACGAGGGAAAAGTGAAGGATGCGGAGATAATAAAGTCTGTTGACTATGACCTTGACGAGGCGGCCTTAAAAACAATAGAGGCCTCGCCAGACTGGAAACCTGCAAAGATTGGAGGGAAGCCTGTCTCTGTAAGGATTGCCGTTCCGGTAGAATTCAGGCTTAAGAGATAGTAAATTTTATTACTTTTGTCGCTTGATTCAAACGAAATACAATGGAGTACAATTTTTCCCGGATAGAGAGATACTGGCAGGCCAGGTGGGCCTCTGAAAAGACATTTAAAGCTGATATTGACAAAGAGAGACCCAAGTTTTATGTACTGGATATGTTCCCATATCCCTCAGGTGCGGGACTTCATGTAGGGCACCCGCTGGGTTACATTGCAAGCGATATATACAGCAGATACAAGCGACTAAAGGGTTTTAACGTACTCCACCCTATGGGATACGACGCTTTCGGCCTTCCGGCAGAGCAGTATGCCATTCAGACAGGTCAGCATCCGGCCGAAACAACCGAGAAAAACATTGCCAGATACAGAGAGCAGCTGGACAGAATAGGCTTCTCTTTTGACTGGGAGAGAGAGGTCCGTACTTGTGAACCTGAGTATTATAAATGGACCCAGTGGGCATTCATCAAAATGTTTGAGCACTGGTACAGCATTACAGATCAAAAGGCAAAACCGGTTGAGGAGCTTATAGAAATATTTGGTCGGGAAGGGAATTCAGGTGTCAATGCTGCCTGCGGTGAGGTTAACCAATTCTCGGCAGAGGAGTGGAGGGCGATGAGTGAGAATGAGAAGGCAGATATCCTTATGCAGTACAGAATTGCATATCTGGGAGAGACTTCTGTAAACTGGTGTCCGGCATTGGGTACCGTTCTTGCTAATGATGAGGTTAAGGAGGGGCTATCTGTAAGGGGAGGTCATCCTGTGGAACAGAAGAAGATGAGACAGTGGCAGCTGAGGGTTTCGGCCTATGCCGAAAGGCTGCTCAGGGATATGGAGGATCTCGACTGGAGTGACTCCCTGAAGGAGATGCAGAGAAACTGGATTGGACGCTCAGAGGGGGCTGAGATGACCTTCAAAGTATCTAATGGTAATCAGGAGTATAGTCTGGAGATATTTACAACCCGCGCAGATACTGTTTTTGGAGCCACATTTATGGTTTTGGCGCCAGAGAGCGAATGGGTAGAGAGGCTAACAACAGCAGAACAGAGAGAGGAGGTTGAGTTATACCTTGCTGCCGCTAAAAAGAAGACTGAAAGGGAGAGAATGGCAGAGAGCAAGAGAGTGACAGGTGTTTTCAGCGGCAGTTATGCCATAAATCCATTTACAAATGAAAAAATACCGGTTTGGATTGCCGAGTATGTACTTGCGGGCTATGGCACTGGTGCAATCATGGCTGTTCCTGCCCATGACAGCAGAGACTATGCCTTTGCCAGACATTTTAACCTCCCCGTGATACCTCTTATTGAGGGATGCGATGTTTCGCAGGAGAGTTTTGATGCAAAGGAGGGTATTATGTGCAACTCCGGATTTCTGAATGGGATGACTGTAAAACAGGCAATTCCTGCAGCAATTGAGGAGGTGGAGCGCATAGGAATTGGCAGAAAAAAGGTTAATTTCAGGCTCAGAGATGCTATTTTTTCCCGTCAGAGATACTGGGGGGAGCCCTTCCCCATTTTTTACAAAGAGGGGATAGCTACACCGATGCCTCATTCGGCCTTACCACTCGAACTTCCGGAAGTAGATAAATTCCTTCCGACAGAGAGCGGTGAGCCACCACTTGCAAGGGCAGAAAACTGGAGTTTTGACGGATGGCCTTTAGAGAAGAGCACAATGCCCGGCTTTGCAGGCAGCAGTGCTTATTTCCTGAGATATATGGATCCTCGGAACACAGAGGCACTTGTCTCAAAGGAGGCAAATAGTTACTGGAGAGATGTTGACCTCTATATAGGTGGTACAGAACACGCCACAGGGCACCTTATCTACTCAAGATTCTGGAATAAGTTCCTTTATGACCTCGGATTTGTTTGTGAAAAAGAGCCTTTCCGTAAACTTATCAATCAGGGTATGATTCAGGGAAGATCCAATTTTGTTTACAGGATAAAAGGGACCAGTAAATTTGTATCAACCGGGCTAAAAGATGAATACGATACCACTGAAATTCATGTTGATGTAAATATCGTAAACAATGACCGCCTGGATATTGATGCCTTCCGTAAATGGATGCCGGACTATGAAAACGCTGAATTTATTCTTGAAAATGGAGAGTACATTTGCGGCTGGGCAGTTGAGAAGATGAGTAAATCTATGTTCAATGTGGTAAACCCGGACACTGTATGCGATAAATATGGAGCAGATACTCTGAGGATGTATGAAATGTTCCTTGGCCCGCTGGAGCAGAGCAAACCATGGGATACAAATGGTATTGACGGAGTTCACAGATTCCTCAAAAGGTTCTGGAGACTTTTCTTCAACAAGGAGAACTTCTTTGTCTCGGAAGAGGATGCTAATCCATCAGAACTTAAAGTGCTTCACAAACTTATTGGCAAAGTACAGTCAGATATCGAGAGTTTCTCCTTCAATACAAGCGTAAGCGCCTTTATGATAGCAGTTAATGATCTGTATGAGCTTAGCTGCAACAAAAGGGCTGTTCTTGAACCAATGGTAATACTGATCTCCCCGTTTGCCCCACACATAGCTGAGGAGCTTTGGGGAATGCTTGGCAATACATCAAGCGTTACCTATGCTAAATTCCCGGCTTATATTGAGAAATTCACAATTGAGAATACATTTGAGTACCCGGTATCTTTCAATGGAAAACTGAGGTTTAAACTTGAGTTGGATCGTTCTCTATCTGCAGCAGAGATTGAAGCAGCAGTAAGGTCTGATGAAAACACCCTGCGATTTTTATCAGGGGGAGGTATTAAAAAGATAATAGTGGTTCCCGGTAAGATTATTAATGTAGTTTGCTGAAATGAAAATAGTATCATATCAGGTTGACTCTTTTACAGATAAGGTCTTTGGTGGAAATCCTGCAGTTGTTGTTCTCCTGGAAAACTCCCTGCCGGATACCCTCCTAAAACTTATTGCAAGAGAGAACGCAGCACCTGAGACTGCTTTTATTCTTAAAACTGAATCCGGATACAATCTCAGATGGTTTACCCCGGACATAGAGATGGACCTTTGCGGTCACGCTACACTAGCATCTGCTCATATACTTTTTACAGAGAGGTCAGATGGTGTCAGCGAAGTTGTATTTAATACTGTTTCAGGGCCTCTTGCCGTGAAGAGGGAGAGTGATTACTACCTTATGAACTTTCCGGTAAGAGAGGGTGTTCCCGCATCATTACCTGAGGAGATATTTGACAGCCTTAACATCAAACCAAAAGAGATATTCAAGGCGAGAGACTATATGCTTGTTTATCCTTCCCAAAATGAGGTTGAGTCAATAGAGATTAACAGATCAATCTTTGATGAGATTAACATTAATCCCGGAGGGGTAATAATAACAGCTCCCGGCAGAGATTGTGACTTTGTATCCAGGTTTTTTACACCTCAGGCAACAATTCTGGAAGATCCGGTTACAGGCAGTGCCCATTGTACTCTGGCTCCTTACTGGGCTAAAAGATTAAGAAAGAGTGTTCTTCAGGCAAAACAGATTAGCAGCAGAGGCGGTGTTCTTGAATGCAGAATTGAAGATAGTGGTGTGGTAATAAAGGGTAAAGCTGTTACTTATTCAAAATCAGAAATTTATATAACTGAATAGATATTATGCAGATATTAAAGACTGTGAAATCATACCTGTTAATGACAATAGGTCTCTTTATCTTTGTCTTCAGCTGGACAGCATTTCTTATTCCACACGAAATTGCCGGGGGGGGCGTAAGTGGTCTGGCATCAGTAATTAACTATGCAACAGGATTTGATGTATCATATTCCTATCTGATAATTAATGCTGTTCTTTTGGGGATAGGATTTCTTGTTCTCGGCAAAGCGTTTGGATTTAAGACTATTTACTGTATTGCAGTAGCTGCGCTTATGTTTGAATTTCTTCCGCTTATCCCATGGGTTTCTGATATTGAGGACAAGCTTATCAACTCTCTTATCGGAGGTACAATGAGCGGGATTGGAATTGGAATCATTTTCCTTCAGGGAGGAAGTACCGGAGGGACAGATATTGTGGCACTGATTATTGCAAAATACAGGGAGATGTCACCGGGCAGAGTATTCATAATATGTGATCTTGTGATAATTGGCTCAGTTTATTTTATACCGGGTAAATCTCTGGAGGATGTAATTTACGGATATATTGAGATGGTATCCTTCTCTTATGTTATTGATATGATTTTGACCGGAAATAAACAATCTCTTCAGGTTTTTATTTTCTCATCAAAATATGCAGAGATTGCAGACCGGGTGAGCAGTGAAATGGGGAGAGGAGTTACAGCTCTCTCATCAATGGGATGGTACTCTCAGAGTGAAAGTAAGATGTTGGTTGTAATTCTCAGGAAATCTCAGCTTGCAGACATAAGTGCAATTGTTAAGGAGATTGATAATAATGCATTCATATCTGTATCGGCAGTTATGAGCGTATACGGACAGGGTTTTGATCAGATAAAAAGCGGGAAGTTGCTATGGAACAAAAAACAAAAAGAGTCCTAGAGAGACTCAGAAGTTACTCAATAATAACTTTTGGCCTTCTTCTCTATGCGCTGGGCTGGACTGTATTTCTTATACCAAGCGGCCTTGTAGGGGGAGGAGTAACCGGTATATCGGCAGTTATATTTTATGCAACAGGATTTCCTGTAAGCTGGTCATTTTTTATAATAAATGCAGCATTACTTGCTGTGGCACTAAAAGTTCTGGGAAAGGGTTTTGGGGTCAAAACAGTATTTGCAATTGTGGCCGTGACACTGTTTCTGGACCGGCTACCGGGTCTGATTCCACAGGAGCTTATTGAGGATATTGCAATTGGCAACGGGAAATTACTATCCGCAATGATGGGGGGGGTGTTTTCAGGAGCCGGTATTGCAATAACTTTCACTCAGGGCGGCAGCACAGGAGGCACCGATATTGTTGCCCTAATGATAAATAAATACAGGAATATATCTCCGGGCAAGCTAATTCTCTATATGGATATATTTATTATCCTAAGTTCGCTTATAATACCAAGTGAAGCCTCAATAGGGGAGAGAGCAGCAATAATTATCTATGGTTTTGTACTTATCAGCGTGACAAGCTATACAGTTGATTTAATATTGTCCGGAGCTCGTCAGTCAATACAGATTTTTATATTCTCGCAGAAATACCAGCAGATTGCAGATGCAATAACCCCCACAGGAAGAGGGGTTACAGTGATTGATGGGATGGGATGGTACACAAAAAAAGAGGGAAAGATTCTCATGCTTATTGTAAGAAGAACAGAGAGCAATTTTGTCTTCAGATTGGTAAGGGAGATTGACAAGGATGCTTTTCTTAGTGTAGGCAATGTAATGGGAGTATACGGAAAAGGCTTTGAAGAGATGAAAAAGTAGCTTTCTTAAAATTTATTTGGTTCGGTTGTGAATATTAAATAGATTTGCAATTCACTAAAGTGATGAAAAGAGAGACTTTCATATCAATGATGATGATGATGCGAATGCATCGCAAGATGCTGGCATAGTTTAAGGGTCTTACGCAGGCCCTTTGGGCGGGCCCCATAAAATCCGGTCATATCATTACTAACATCATCATTCTCTTTAAAAATGAATTCACAACATTTTGACACCCTGCAGGTGCATGCAGGTCGTATTAAATCCGGTTCAAACGGACCCTGTGCAACCCCCATATTTCAAACATCCTCATTTCTTTTTGATAACTCAGACCACGCCGCACAGCTATTTGAGCTAAAGGCTCCCGGTCATATTTACACCAGGCTTTCAAATCCAACAACAGATGTTCTGGAACAAAGAGTAGCCGCTCTTGAAGGGGGAACTGCAGCAGTTGCAGTATCATCGGGTCAGGCTTCACAGTTTCTTGCAATACAGAATATTGCAGGAAGCGGAGATAACATAGTAAGCTCCTCTTCTCTTTACGGCGGTTCATATAATCAGTTCAGAATAAGTTTTGCAAAACTCGGAATAGATTTCCGTTTTGCGCAAAAGGGGAATATTCAGAACTTTGAAAGATTGATAGACTCCCGTACTAAAGCAATATTCATAGAGACAATAGGAAATTCAGATTTTTATATTCCGGACTTTGAAAAGTTTGGCGAGCTTGCAGCAAAGCATGGTGTTCCGCTTATTGTAGACAATACATTTGGAGGAGCCGGATATCTCTTCAAACCCCGTGAATGGGGAGCAAATATAATTACCCATGCAGCCACTAAATGGATTGGAGGTCACGGCACCTCAATCGGGGGGATAGTTGTGGATTGCGGAAACTTTGACTGGAGCAACGGTAAGTTTCCGGGATTTACAGAGCCCTCTGAGTCATATCATGGGCTTAGCTTCTGGGAGAGCTTTGGTCCCGGAAGTGATGCAGGGAATATAGCATTCGCTGTTAAAGCCAGGGCCGAAGGATTGCGTGACTGGGGCTGTTCACTCTCTCCATTCAACGCATTTCTTATACTACAGGGGAGTGAAACACTATCTTTGAGATTAGAGAGGGTACTCTCCAATTCTCAGCGTCTGGCTGAGTGGCTTGAGCTGCACCCAAAAGTAGAGAGGGTTAATTATCCGGGCCTTAAAGGCAATCCAAATTACCAAAATGGGAAAAGGTATCTTCGGGGGGGATTTGGAGGCGTTCTCTCATTTGATATTAAAGGTACAAGAGAGAGTGCCTCAGAGTTTGTGAATTCACTTGAACTGCTTAGCCACCTGGTTAATGTTGGAGACAACAAGACTCTTATCACTCACTTTGCCTCAACTACTCACGCTCAGTTGAGTAAAGAGGCCCTTGCTTCAGCAGGGATAGGTGAAAATACCCTGAGGATATCGCTTGGAATAGAGCATATTGATGATATCAGGAAAGATATCGAACAGGCATTCAGGAGGGCTGGTTTATGATCAGAGAGGTTTTTAAATATAGGGATGGATTTATTTTTGAGAGCGGAGAGAGGCTGGAAGAGCTTGATATTGTTTACCACCATACCGGAAACAGAACGCCGGGTAGAGAGGTTATATGGATTTGTCATGCACTCACGGCCAATTCAAATCCTGAAGAGTGGTGGGATGGCCTTGTTGGCCCGGGAAAACTTTTTGACACTCTGAAATATTATATAATTTGTGCTAATATGATAGGCTCCTGCTACGGAAGTAGTGGCCCTTCAACTCTCTCTCCCTCAGGAGAACCCTATCTGCTCTCCTTTCCTCAAGTGACAGTAAGAGATATTGTAAAAGCACACAATCTGTTAAGAGAGGAGTTAAGGATTGAGAATATTGATCTGATAGCAGGAGGATCTATTGGAGGGTTTCAGGCTCTTGAGTGGAGTATAATGTTCCCCGGGATAATCAGAAATTTGCTGGTTATTGCTTGTAATGCACGAGTTTCCGCCTGGGGTACAGCTTTTAACGAGTCTCAGAGAATGGCTCTTTTTGCAGATAGTACTTTTGCCGAGGCAAAAAACATCAAGGGAGGAGAGAAAGGATTAAGGGGAGCAAGGTCCATCGCACTTATCTCTTACCGCTCTTACAAGGGGTATTATCTTACTCAGTCTGAAAAAGATGAAGATGCCCTGTTTGCAGAGATGGCCTGTAGCTATCAGCAGTACCAGGGTAAAAAACTATCTGATAGATTTGATGC
It includes:
- a CDS encoding YitT family protein, with the protein product MEQKTKRVLERLRSYSIITFGLLLYALGWTVFLIPSGLVGGGVTGISAVIFYATGFPVSWSFFIINAALLAVALKVLGKGFGVKTVFAIVAVTLFLDRLPGLIPQELIEDIAIGNGKLLSAMMGGVFSGAGIAITFTQGGSTGGTDIVALMINKYRNISPGKLILYMDIFIILSSLIIPSEASIGERAAIIIYGFVLISVTSYTVDLILSGARQSIQIFIFSQKYQQIADAITPTGRGVTVIDGMGWYTKKEGKILMLIVRRTESNFVFRLVREIDKDAFLSVGNVMGVYGKGFEEMKK
- a CDS encoding O-acetylhomoserine aminocarboxypropyltransferase/cysteine synthase family protein, with translation MNSQHFDTLQVHAGRIKSGSNGPCATPIFQTSSFLFDNSDHAAQLFELKAPGHIYTRLSNPTTDVLEQRVAALEGGTAAVAVSSGQASQFLAIQNIAGSGDNIVSSSSLYGGSYNQFRISFAKLGIDFRFAQKGNIQNFERLIDSRTKAIFIETIGNSDFYIPDFEKFGELAAKHGVPLIVDNTFGGAGYLFKPREWGANIITHAATKWIGGHGTSIGGIVVDCGNFDWSNGKFPGFTEPSESYHGLSFWESFGPGSDAGNIAFAVKARAEGLRDWGCSLSPFNAFLILQGSETLSLRLERVLSNSQRLAEWLELHPKVERVNYPGLKGNPNYQNGKRYLRGGFGGVLSFDIKGTRESASEFVNSLELLSHLVNVGDNKTLITHFASTTHAQLSKEALASAGIGENTLRISLGIEHIDDIRKDIEQAFRRAGL
- the leuS gene encoding leucine--tRNA ligase; protein product: MEYNFSRIERYWQARWASEKTFKADIDKERPKFYVLDMFPYPSGAGLHVGHPLGYIASDIYSRYKRLKGFNVLHPMGYDAFGLPAEQYAIQTGQHPAETTEKNIARYREQLDRIGFSFDWEREVRTCEPEYYKWTQWAFIKMFEHWYSITDQKAKPVEELIEIFGREGNSGVNAACGEVNQFSAEEWRAMSENEKADILMQYRIAYLGETSVNWCPALGTVLANDEVKEGLSVRGGHPVEQKKMRQWQLRVSAYAERLLRDMEDLDWSDSLKEMQRNWIGRSEGAEMTFKVSNGNQEYSLEIFTTRADTVFGATFMVLAPESEWVERLTTAEQREEVELYLAAAKKKTERERMAESKRVTGVFSGSYAINPFTNEKIPVWIAEYVLAGYGTGAIMAVPAHDSRDYAFARHFNLPVIPLIEGCDVSQESFDAKEGIMCNSGFLNGMTVKQAIPAAIEEVERIGIGRKKVNFRLRDAIFSRQRYWGEPFPIFYKEGIATPMPHSALPLELPEVDKFLPTESGEPPLARAENWSFDGWPLEKSTMPGFAGSSAYFLRYMDPRNTEALVSKEANSYWRDVDLYIGGTEHATGHLIYSRFWNKFLYDLGFVCEKEPFRKLINQGMIQGRSNFVYRIKGTSKFVSTGLKDEYDTTEIHVDVNIVNNDRLDIDAFRKWMPDYENAEFILENGEYICGWAVEKMSKSMFNVVNPDTVCDKYGADTLRMYEMFLGPLEQSKPWDTNGIDGVHRFLKRFWRLFFNKENFFVSEEDANPSELKVLHKLIGKVQSDIESFSFNTSVSAFMIAVNDLYELSCNKRAVLEPMVILISPFAPHIAEELWGMLGNTSSVTYAKFPAYIEKFTIENTFEYPVSFNGKLRFKLELDRSLSAAEIEAAVRSDENTLRFLSGGGIKKIIVVPGKIINVVC
- a CDS encoding YitT family protein; the encoded protein is MQILKTVKSYLLMTIGLFIFVFSWTAFLIPHEIAGGGVSGLASVINYATGFDVSYSYLIINAVLLGIGFLVLGKAFGFKTIYCIAVAALMFEFLPLIPWVSDIEDKLINSLIGGTMSGIGIGIIFLQGGSTGGTDIVALIIAKYREMSPGRVFIICDLVIIGSVYFIPGKSLEDVIYGYIEMVSFSYVIDMILTGNKQSLQVFIFSSKYAEIADRVSSEMGRGVTALSSMGWYSQSESKMLVVILRKSQLADISAIVKEIDNNAFISVSAVMSVYGQGFDQIKSGKLLWNKKQKES
- a CDS encoding PhzF family phenazine biosynthesis protein produces the protein MKIVSYQVDSFTDKVFGGNPAVVVLLENSLPDTLLKLIARENAAPETAFILKTESGYNLRWFTPDIEMDLCGHATLASAHILFTERSDGVSEVVFNTVSGPLAVKRESDYYLMNFPVREGVPASLPEEIFDSLNIKPKEIFKARDYMLVYPSQNEVESIEINRSIFDEININPGGVIITAPGRDCDFVSRFFTPQATILEDPVTGSAHCTLAPYWAKRLRKSVLQAKQISSRGGVLECRIEDSGVVIKGKAVTYSKSEIYITE